In Candidatus Zixiibacteriota bacterium, the following are encoded in one genomic region:
- the rplW gene encoding 50S ribosomal protein L23, translated as MSLSPHQVIKSHIVTERTTALKAARNEYVFEVDKRANKHVIKDAVERVFNVKVDHVRTMIVPGKIKRMGRYEGKSSTWKKAVVRLKEKQVITMFENM; from the coding sequence ATGAGTCTCAGTCCTCATCAGGTCATCAAGTCGCATATCGTGACCGAGCGCACCACCGCCCTGAAGGCCGCCCGCAACGAATATGTATTCGAGGTGGACAAGCGCGCCAACAAGCACGTCATCAAGGACGCGGTTGAGCGGGTGTTCAACGTAAAAGTTGATCACGTTCGGACCATGATCGTGCCGGGCAAGATCAAACGCATGGGCCGCTACGAGGGGAAGTCCTCGACCTGGAAGAAGGCGGTCGTCCGCCTGAAGGAGAAGCAGGTCATTACCATGTTCGAGAACATGTAA
- the rplD gene encoding 50S ribosomal protein L4, with translation MTVKVLNQEGVAVGEVELNPDIFGIEPNEAVVHQYVTNFLARQRQGTSSSKTRHEVRGGGVKPYRQKGTGRARMGSWRTPLRRGGGIIFGPHPRDYGSRFPKQMKRLAIKSVFSDKARREKIMVVDKIDLAEIKTKAMVGVLSKLDLAGRRCIILDEGRNDQLTLSCRNIPGVQVRRAAATNGYELLNTDYVVFTKAGLDKVGEVLA, from the coding sequence ATGACAGTGAAGGTACTCAATCAGGAAGGCGTTGCGGTCGGCGAAGTGGAGCTCAATCCCGACATCTTCGGCATCGAGCCTAACGAGGCGGTGGTTCATCAGTACGTGACGAACTTCCTGGCGCGGCAGCGTCAGGGTACGTCGTCGAGCAAGACCCGTCACGAGGTCCGCGGCGGCGGAGTCAAGCCGTATCGCCAGAAGGGCACCGGCCGCGCTCGTATGGGAAGCTGGCGCACCCCGCTTCGTCGGGGCGGCGGTATCATCTTCGGCCCGCACCCGCGCGATTACGGCTCCAGGTTCCCCAAGCAGATGAAACGCCTGGCGATCAAGTCGGTGTTTTCGGACAAGGCGCGACGCGAGAAGATCATGGTGGTCGATAAAATTGATCTGGCCGAGATCAAAACCAAGGCGATGGTCGGCGTGCTTTCGAAACTCGACCTGGCGGGCCGCCGCTGCATCATCCTTGACGAAGGTCGTAACGATCAGCTCACCCTGTCCTGTCGCAATATCCCCGGCGTGCAGGTGCGGCGAGCCGCCGCTACCAACGGTTACGAACTGCTGAACACCGATTACGTCGTCTTTACCAAAGCCGGCTTGGACAAGGTCGGGGAGGTGCTGGCATGA
- the rplC gene encoding 50S ribosomal protein L3: MKEILGKKLGMTRIFNEAGDMVSCTVIEAGPCPVIARKTADRHGYEAYQVAFGDVRKARRISGGKRKVRSHTTKPLAGVYAKAGVEPRQYLKEVRFDEGQLEVGGELKVNVFKEGERVDVMGVSRGLGFAGAMKLHNFGGAKKTHGQSDRMRAPGSIGASSYPSRVYRGQRMAGRMGRNNVTVLNLPVVKIIEDENLMLVRGAVPGFKGSLVKIRKSNRSRNGI; this comes from the coding sequence ATGAAAGAAATTCTCGGAAAAAAACTGGGCATGACCCGGATCTTCAATGAGGCCGGCGACATGGTTTCGTGTACCGTGATCGAGGCTGGTCCCTGCCCGGTGATCGCCAGGAAGACCGCCGACCGCCACGGTTACGAGGCCTACCAGGTTGCTTTTGGCGACGTGCGCAAGGCGCGCCGGATCAGCGGTGGCAAGCGGAAAGTCCGCTCGCACACCACCAAGCCACTCGCCGGCGTATACGCGAAGGCGGGTGTCGAACCGCGGCAGTATCTCAAAGAAGTACGATTCGACGAAGGCCAACTCGAAGTCGGCGGTGAACTGAAAGTCAACGTGTTCAAGGAAGGTGAGCGGGTAGATGTCATGGGCGTCTCGCGCGGCCTCGGTTTCGCCGGGGCCATGAAGCTGCATAATTTTGGTGGCGCCAAGAAGACCCATGGCCAGTCGGACCGCATGCGTGCGCCGGGATCAATCGGCGCGTCGTCATACCCGTCGCGCGTTTACCGTGGGCAACGCATGGCCGGCCGCATGGGACGAAATAACGTCACCGTCCTCAATCTGCCGGTGGTCAAGATCATTGAGGATGAAAACCTCATGTTGGTCCGTGGCGCAGTTCCGGGGTTCAAGGGCTCGCTGGTGAAGATTCGCAAGTCCAACCGTTCTCGTAATGGGATATGA